In Candidatus Persebacteraceae bacterium Df01, a genomic segment contains:
- the apaG gene encoding Co2+/Mg2+ efflux protein ApaG yields the protein MVSALTDAVGAKVEVLVKANYLPHANLVDGGEFIFAYEITICNVGNAAFQLLSRAWKITDGNGDIREVRGDGVIGKQPRITPDTTFCYTSYVDMPTPAGSMTGVYTMRLDDGSHFDAAIPIFSLVVPSMVN from the coding sequence ATGGTTTCGGCTTTAACCGACGCAGTTGGTGCCAAAGTGGAAGTGTTGGTGAAAGCTAATTATCTGCCTCATGCTAACCTAGTTGATGGCGGCGAATTTATCTTTGCCTACGAAATTACTATTTGTAATGTGGGGAACGCCGCCTTCCAATTGCTTTCGCGCGCTTGGAAAATCACTGACGGAAACGGTGATATTCGAGAAGTGCGCGGCGATGGCGTTATTGGAAAGCAGCCTAGGATTACACCCGATACAACTTTTTGCTATACCAGTTATGTGGATATGCCGACCCCCGCTGGCTCCATGACCGGTGTTTACACCATGCGACTGGATGACGGAAGCCATTTTGATGCTGCCATTCCTATTTTTTCTCTTGTTGTCCCTAGCATGGTGAATTAA
- the gph gene encoding phosphoglycolate phosphatase (PGP is an essential enzyme in the glycolate salvage pathway in higher organisms (photorespiration in plants). Phosphoglycolate results from the oxidase activity of RubisCO in the Calvin cycle when concentrations of carbon dioxide are low relative to oxygen. This enzyme is a member of the Haloacid Dehalogenase (HAD) superfamily of aspartate-nucleophile hydrolase enzymes (PF00702).), with protein sequence MTKALLFDLDGTLIDSAPDIHAAAIGTLNDLQLPPVPLSEAKQYIGDGMERFVKRILTRQWWGEPATDLLTHAKVRMNIHYERECTVRRLIYDGVKETLTTLQAAGIALGCVTNKPLRFTQPVLAACGLDVFFSAVVAGDSLPVKKPAPEPLQEACHLLNVDCHDTWMVGDSVADARAATAAGCHFAVVSYGYHRNGHLPDADTVIKFFPEVINLINFQYSTEKKTSHAGC encoded by the coding sequence ATGACAAAAGCGCTTTTGTTTGACTTAGACGGCACTTTGATTGATTCAGCACCAGACATTCACGCCGCTGCTATTGGTACATTAAACGACTTACAACTGCCACCAGTGCCTTTGTCGGAAGCCAAACAGTATATCGGCGACGGCATGGAACGGTTTGTAAAGCGTATTCTCACCCGCCAGTGGTGGGGAGAACCAGCAACTGACCTGTTAACACACGCTAAAGTCCGTATGAATATTCATTACGAACGGGAATGCACAGTACGCCGCTTAATATATGATGGCGTAAAAGAAACACTAACGACACTGCAAGCGGCGGGAATAGCGCTGGGATGCGTAACGAATAAACCGTTACGTTTTACTCAACCAGTACTAGCTGCGTGTGGGCTGGACGTTTTCTTTAGTGCCGTTGTGGCAGGAGACTCGTTACCTGTCAAAAAACCCGCTCCCGAACCGTTACAAGAAGCATGTCACTTACTCAACGTAGATTGCCACGATACGTGGATGGTAGGCGATTCTGTTGCCGATGCTCGCGCCGCCACCGCCGCCGGCTGCCACTTTGCTGTCGTGTCATACGGCTACCACCGCAACGGTCATTTACCAGACGCTGACACTGTGATAAAATTTTTTCCTGAAGTAATAAACTTAATTAATTTTCAATATTCTACTGAAAAGAAAACCTCTCATGCTGGCTGTTGA
- a CDS encoding M24 family metallopeptidase: MKDLLTIENGTRAMHTFSDAEYARRHAALFNLMQESDISAAFFTSIHNVNYYADFLYCAFGRPYGLAMYDGKVTTVSANIDGGQPGRRTVGDNLVYTDWRRDNFFRAAQQLLPTRGTIGVEMDHISADNLQKLRDALPDCEFKDISKPAMRLRMIKSDEEIAHIKQGTQVCDIGGAAVTAAVREGVCEHEVALESTRTMVREISRRFPHAELMDTWTWFQSGINTDGAHNPVTTRAVRHGDILSLNCFSMIAGYYTALERTLFYGDCDADSLRLWKINVEVHEAGLKLIRPGARCCDIAAELNKIYKSYDLLERRTFGYGHSFGVLCHYYGREAGLELREDIETILQPNMVVSMEPMIMIPEGSPGAGGYREHDILVITDNAAENITGFPYGPEHNIINA, from the coding sequence ATGAAAGATCTGTTAACAATTGAAAACGGCACCCGTGCAATGCACACTTTTTCTGATGCCGAATACGCTCGGCGCCACGCGGCACTGTTTAATTTAATGCAAGAAAGCGACATTAGCGCCGCTTTTTTTACTTCTATTCACAACGTTAATTATTATGCCGATTTTTTGTACTGTGCTTTTGGTCGCCCGTACGGCTTAGCAATGTATGATGGTAAAGTTACCACGGTTTCGGCGAATATTGACGGCGGTCAGCCCGGACGACGGACTGTTGGAGATAATTTGGTATATACCGATTGGCGGCGCGACAATTTCTTCCGCGCGGCACAGCAACTATTGCCCACACGTGGAACAATCGGCGTAGAAATGGACCATATCAGTGCTGACAATTTGCAAAAATTACGCGACGCACTACCCGACTGTGAATTTAAAGACATTTCCAAACCAGCAATGCGCCTGCGGATGATTAAATCCGACGAAGAAATTGCGCACATCAAACAAGGCACGCAAGTTTGTGACATCGGCGGTGCGGCAGTAACCGCAGCGGTGCGGGAGGGCGTTTGCGAACATGAAGTTGCACTAGAATCCACGCGCACAATGGTACGTGAAATTTCTCGCCGTTTTCCGCATGCCGAATTAATGGACACTTGGACTTGGTTTCAATCCGGCATTAACACCGACGGCGCACATAATCCGGTCACCACCCGCGCGGTACGACACGGCGACATTCTCTCGTTGAATTGCTTTTCTATGATTGCCGGCTATTACACCGCCTTGGAGCGAACGCTATTTTATGGCGATTGTGATGCCGATTCGCTGCGCCTATGGAAAATCAACGTTGAAGTACACGAAGCGGGATTAAAATTGATTCGTCCCGGCGCACGTTGCTGTGACATTGCCGCCGAATTAAATAAAATTTATAAGTCATACGACTTACTGGAGCGACGGACGTTTGGTTATGGACATTCTTTTGGTGTTTTGTGCCATTACTACGGACGCGAAGCCGGGTTGGAATTACGGGAAGATATTGAAACGATTTTACAGCCGAATATGGTTGTTTCCATGGAACCAATGATCATGATTCCGGAAGGCTCTCCCGGCGCGGGCGGCTATCGTGAACATGACATTTTGGTGATAACCGACAATGCCGCAGAAAATATTACCGGCTTTCCTTACGGTCCAGAACACAATATTATCAACGCTTAA
- the rpe gene encoding ribulose-phosphate 3-epimerase, with protein MQPPVIAASLLSADFSRLGEESRQVLGAGADWLHFDVMDNHYVPNLTFGAPVCAALRHHLPTAVLDTHLMTSPVDNLIEPFAEAGANILTFHPEATTHPHRTATRITATGMQCGIALNPATPLTQLDYLLDVADLVLLMTVNPGFGGQKFICQMLNKISSLRRQLDDSGRSIRLQVDGGVNAETASQCLAAGADTLVAGNAIFSTDDYALAVAGLRKSA; from the coding sequence GTGCAACCGCCGGTTATCGCCGCTAGTTTGTTGTCGGCTGATTTTTCACGTCTAGGAGAAGAATCTCGCCAAGTGCTTGGCGCGGGCGCCGATTGGCTACACTTTGATGTAATGGATAACCATTACGTACCCAATCTAACTTTTGGTGCACCTGTTTGTGCAGCATTGCGTCACCACTTACCAACAGCAGTACTGGATACGCACTTAATGACCTCGCCGGTAGATAATTTAATTGAGCCTTTTGCCGAAGCTGGCGCCAATATTTTAACGTTTCATCCAGAAGCAACGACACACCCGCACCGGACTGCCACCCGCATCACCGCTACTGGCATGCAATGCGGCATAGCGCTCAATCCGGCAACTCCATTGACTCAGCTAGATTATCTGCTGGATGTCGCAGACCTTGTATTGCTTATGACAGTTAATCCCGGTTTTGGCGGGCAAAAATTTATCTGCCAGATGCTAAATAAAATTTCCTCCTTGCGCCGGCAACTAGACGACAGTGGACGATCGATTCGCCTGCAAGTAGACGGTGGCGTCAATGCGGAAACGGCCTCCCAGTGTCTAGCCGCTGGTGCCGACACACTGGTAGCAGGCAATGCCATCTTTAGCACTGACGATTATGCGCTTGCTGTGGCAGGATTACGAAAATCGGCATGA
- a CDS encoding mandelate racemase/muconate lactonizing enzyme family protein, with the protein MKIQKIETFCTSTVGITRVTTDSGAQGWGQVSTYHADISSTVLHRQVAPWALGMEVEEPAQFDDLIARIFECEHKFPGSYLCRAVGGLETALWDMLGKRHSKTVCELLGGKPRPLRVYASSMKRNIAPKDEAARFFHLREECGYDAFKFRVGAECGRNQDEWLGRTEAIIPAIRQALGDNATLLADANSCYEPAQAIAVGRMLEEYGVVHYDEPCPYWRPDWTKQVRKALTLDVTGGEQDNNLTLWRYLIDDHVMDVAQPDICYLGGIGRTLHVATLAQAAGIPITPHSANLSLVTIFTLHLMGALTNAGPYVEFSIEGEDYYPWQYGIYEPMPIARDGKVEIPTAPGWGIRIKDDWLQQAAYQCSEKN; encoded by the coding sequence ATGAAAATACAAAAAATAGAAACTTTTTGCACTTCCACTGTCGGTATCACACGAGTAACAACCGACAGCGGCGCACAAGGATGGGGACAGGTGTCAACCTATCATGCCGACATTTCATCTACAGTATTACATCGGCAAGTGGCACCTTGGGCGCTCGGCATGGAAGTGGAAGAACCTGCACAATTTGACGATTTGATCGCCCGCATTTTTGAGTGCGAACACAAATTTCCAGGCTCCTACTTGTGTCGTGCTGTCGGTGGATTAGAAACAGCACTGTGGGATATGCTCGGCAAGCGACACAGCAAAACGGTCTGTGAACTGCTTGGCGGCAAGCCACGCCCACTACGCGTTTATGCCTCCAGTATGAAACGAAATATTGCACCGAAAGATGAAGCAGCTCGGTTTTTCCACCTCCGCGAAGAGTGTGGTTATGACGCTTTTAAGTTTCGCGTTGGTGCCGAATGCGGTCGCAATCAGGATGAATGGCTGGGACGAACGGAGGCTATTATTCCGGCGATACGACAGGCATTGGGTGATAACGCAACCTTGTTGGCGGATGCTAATAGCTGTTATGAACCGGCACAAGCAATTGCTGTCGGACGTATGTTGGAAGAGTACGGCGTCGTCCATTATGATGAACCGTGCCCGTACTGGCGACCTGATTGGACAAAACAAGTACGGAAAGCACTGACATTGGACGTAACCGGCGGCGAACAAGACAATAATCTGACGCTATGGCGTTATCTGATTGATGACCATGTCATGGACGTGGCACAGCCAGATATTTGTTATTTGGGTGGCATTGGTCGGACGTTACATGTCGCAACATTGGCGCAAGCCGCCGGCATACCGATAACACCGCATTCTGCTAATCTATCTTTGGTAACGATTTTCACACTACATTTAATGGGTGCACTTACCAATGCCGGCCCATATGTTGAATTTTCAATTGAGGGAGAAGATTACTATCCGTGGCAATATGGCATTTATGAACCAATGCCAATTGCCAGAGACGGCAAAGTGGAAATTCCAACAGCACCTGGTTGGGGCATCCGCATCAAAGACGACTGGCTGCAACAAGCAGCTTATCAATGCAGCGAAAAAAACTAA
- a CDS encoding zinc-binding dehydrogenase, translating into MSKITIQAAVCRQFGSPLSIETLTLAPPTAREVRVNLAACAICHSDIIYADGGWGGTPPIVFGHEAAGTVVEAGADSGIAVGTRVVVTLLRSCGGCIPCQHGAPTLCEDNFDPLTRLYDINGKPVAIGLKTGAFAEQVVVDSSQVATIHNTLPFTEACLLACGVLTGWGAVVNTANVPPGASVAVVGCGGVGVNCLQAASIAGASPLVAIDLSAEKLKSAEQFGTTHTILANADDYGEQAQHITGGRGFDYVFMTAGSAKAAEQAASLLATMGTLVLTGMPPDGDLARINIADVAQGQRRFLGSKMGNSHLRTDIPKFLRLHSEGRLKLKELIASYYPLVDINRAMDASRRGDALRNIILFDNS; encoded by the coding sequence ATGTCTAAAATAACCATCCAAGCTGCCGTTTGTCGACAATTCGGTTCTCCACTTAGCATAGAAACATTAACTCTAGCGCCGCCGACGGCGCGTGAAGTGCGCGTCAATTTGGCTGCTTGCGCCATCTGTCATTCTGACATTATTTATGCTGACGGCGGCTGGGGCGGCACACCACCAATTGTTTTTGGCCACGAAGCTGCCGGCACCGTTGTTGAAGCTGGTGCTGACAGTGGTATCGCCGTCGGCACTCGCGTTGTCGTAACACTGCTACGCTCGTGTGGCGGCTGTATTCCGTGCCAGCACGGTGCACCAACTTTGTGTGAAGACAATTTTGACCCGCTGACGCGCCTATACGATATCAACGGCAAGCCAGTTGCCATCGGTCTAAAAACCGGCGCTTTTGCCGAACAAGTCGTTGTTGACAGCTCACAGGTCGCCACCATACACAATACTTTACCGTTCACAGAAGCCTGTTTACTGGCTTGCGGCGTTTTGACCGGCTGGGGGGCAGTGGTAAATACCGCCAATGTTCCGCCAGGTGCCTCTGTCGCTGTTGTCGGCTGCGGTGGTGTCGGCGTTAATTGCCTGCAAGCAGCATCTATTGCCGGCGCATCGCCGCTAGTCGCGATTGATCTATCAGCAGAAAAATTGAAATCCGCCGAACAATTTGGTACAACACACACCATCCTTGCCAACGCTGATGACTACGGCGAACAAGCACAACACATCACCGGCGGACGTGGCTTTGATTATGTTTTTATGACGGCAGGTAGCGCTAAAGCGGCGGAACAGGCTGCAAGCTTACTTGCCACGATGGGAACGTTGGTGCTAACCGGCATGCCACCAGATGGCGATTTGGCGCGCATTAACATCGCCGACGTAGCGCAAGGACAGCGGCGCTTTCTCGGCAGTAAAATGGGTAACTCCCACCTCCGCACTGATATTCCGAAATTTCTCCGCTTACACAGTGAAGGACGGCTTAAGTTGAAGGAACTTATCGCCTCCTATTATCCGCTGGTGGACATTAACCGCGCTATGGACGCCTCTCGCCGCGGCGATGCCTTGCGCAACATCATCCTTTTTGACAACTCATGA
- a CDS encoding glycosyltransferase produces MSTKPLLVAQLLPRMEEGGAERGVVDLAREHGDAVRHVIISENGRLVSDALLAGARHLSLPMASKNPLTVPGRVRLLRKTLESIAPDIVHVRSRLPAWLHHFANRQLRLPTVSTVHGINSVSAYSRIMVRADAIICPSAAVATHIQRHYLVLAKKITVISRGVDVEYFDSTAVNAMVVEKLREEWGAAGRRVVLHVGRLAEQKGHDVLLRALALMPARAGWLAVFAGGGVLKRRRRLVALARRLGVADQVRFVGGRRDIREVYALADVVVSCARKPESFGRTMAEALAMNKSVIATAHGGALDIITNNESGGRLVPPDDPAALAAALSAPLPVADDSRARITSVFTARKMAEETLAVYRRLVE; encoded by the coding sequence ATGAGCACAAAACCGTTGCTCGTCGCTCAATTATTGCCACGTATGGAAGAAGGAGGAGCAGAACGCGGTGTGGTGGACTTGGCGCGTGAACACGGTGATGCGGTAAGGCATGTGATTATCAGCGAAAACGGGCGGCTTGTTAGTGATGCGCTGCTTGCTGGTGCGAGACATTTGTCGCTACCGATGGCAAGTAAAAATCCGTTGACTGTACCCGGACGAGTACGGCTCCTGCGTAAAACGCTGGAATCCATTGCACCTGATATTGTGCACGTGAGAAGTCGGTTGCCTGCGTGGTTACATCATTTTGCTAATCGTCAATTGCGGTTGCCGACAGTCTCCACTGTACACGGAATCAACAGTGTTAGCGCATACAGCCGCATTATGGTGCGGGCTGATGCAATTATCTGTCCTAGTGCTGCTGTTGCTACACACATTCAGCGGCATTATCTTGTGCTAGCGAAAAAAATCACGGTTATCAGTCGCGGGGTTGATGTGGAATATTTTGACTCGACGGCGGTGAATGCGATGGTAGTGGAAAAATTGCGTGAGGAATGGGGGGCTGCTGGTCGGCGTGTGGTTTTGCACGTGGGGCGGTTAGCAGAGCAAAAAGGGCACGATGTACTGTTGCGTGCTTTGGCTTTGATGCCGGCGCGAGCTGGATGGTTGGCGGTATTTGCCGGCGGCGGCGTACTTAAACGCCGCCGCCGGCTTGTTGCGTTGGCGCGGCGGTTGGGAGTTGCCGACCAAGTACGCTTTGTTGGTGGGCGTCGTGATATACGAGAAGTTTACGCATTGGCTGATGTGGTGGTCTCCTGCGCGCGCAAACCAGAATCTTTTGGTCGCACGATGGCTGAAGCGTTAGCGATGAACAAGTCGGTTATTGCCACCGCTCACGGTGGCGCATTAGACATTATTACCAATAATGAATCAGGTGGTCGCTTGGTGCCTCCGGATGATCCAGCTGCGTTGGCGGCTGCGTTATCTGCACCGTTGCCTGTTGCCGATGATTCGCGGGCGCGTATTACCTCCGTATTTACCGCCCGTAAAATGGCAGAAGAAACACTGGCAGTATATCGGCGATTGGTAGAGTAA
- the purL gene encoding phosphoribosylformylglycinamidine synthase, whose protein sequence is MTLRHVAYLGLPADGEIENKINGEDFAICQQQPGLIVRYAYFAAWEGQLSVSDEALLRQILQASDNFCDETLDAAIIIPNPGVLSPWASKAGDILRRCHLNGLRHVERGLFIGDISGQFNPDVIADRMTQTVLRTPRLREWRRLFAVHSPRSSRTFATTDTALWAADAELGLSLSAEDVAHLRAVYVRLKREATEAELLMFAQANSEHCRHKVFNAAWEDGGESLMQSIRRTHAASPEGVITAFADNAAVVKAAAGEDFAPATDGVYAAGSGGLLLVAKAETHNHPTAISPFAGAATGSGGEIRDEAAAGRGATARAGFSGFTVSHLGLSQCGTMQRRETPAHIASPLQIMIDGPLGAATFCNEFGRPSLGGFFRSFESDENAIDERRFGFHKPVMLAGGLGHMLSTSAGKHSIPVGAKIIQLGGPGFRIGMGGGAASSRADGGSELDYDSVQRDNADMQRRAQEVIDACRRPPHDGLILSLHDVGAGGLSNAVIELVNDAARGAQINLSEILVEDRSLSPAEIWCNESQERYVLAVMPESVDEFSAICRREACPFAVIGEATEVRRIVVMGAVEVVVDLPLADVLGGVESPPKRVVVADTRPLAVLPVCGIALRDAAYQVLRHPTVACKRFLINIGDRSVGGMTARDQMVGPWQIPVADCAAFFNDYEHPGGAVFALGERPNVAASAPDSGVRMAVAEALTNLASVGIDDLRQVKLSLNWMANCADELRTTELRTTVRAAADFCESLGVGVIVGKDSLSMRMGSGDTTVESPVMAVATAFVSHENVRRVLTPQLSGRSDTFLMLAAPGELRRLGGSILQQTSATVFADAVPDVEPTILAAFLRAVAVCHQKELLLAYHDRSDGGLWACACEMAFAANRGLMLIADGLRGPASQTDGGDVTVVGGGEVETFFNEEIGVLLEVPRECAADVLQAFADAGLPNAVQTVGYTVADKRVRVYCGGRKLLDEALSDLRQAWDETSYAIARRRDDADCATTEHQRDFDEDTGLFCRLPFTWNGDVQAPAIIGKRPRVAILREQGTNGQREMAAAFTRAGFDAVDLPMGDLRAGRQLDESFQGLAFCGGFSFGDVLGAGRGWSGGILHNAALAKMFSDFFSRSDTFTLGVCNGCQVLAGLQPLMQDASNWRFPQFERNRSKRFESRLVMVEVLPSPSPLLAGMEGAMLPVVSSHVEGRAAFASSPANIKNACAALRFVDNRGEATETYPLNPNGSAGGMTGFCSPDGRVTVMMPHPERVFRCGQLSWSPPEWKGEFSPWLNIFLNARRFVH, encoded by the coding sequence ATGACCTTGCGGCACGTTGCGTATTTAGGACTTCCGGCGGACGGAGAGATTGAAAATAAAATCAATGGTGAGGATTTCGCCATTTGTCAACAACAGCCGGGACTGATCGTTCGTTATGCATATTTTGCGGCGTGGGAAGGGCAGTTGTCTGTCTCCGATGAGGCATTGTTGCGCCAAATATTGCAAGCATCAGATAATTTTTGTGACGAAACGCTTGATGCGGCAATTATCATCCCCAACCCCGGAGTGCTGTCGCCGTGGGCTTCCAAGGCGGGAGATATTCTTCGCCGCTGTCATCTGAACGGCTTGCGGCACGTTGAGCGAGGATTATTTATTGGTGATATTAGTGGGCAATTCAATCCCGATGTAATCGCCGACCGCATGACGCAAACCGTTTTGCGGACACCACGGTTGAGGGAATGGCGGCGGCTTTTTGCCGTGCACTCTCCTCGCTCATCGCGCACTTTCGCCACAACGGATACAGCTTTGTGGGCGGCGGATGCGGAATTGGGATTGTCGCTATCCGCAGAGGATGTTGCTCACTTGCGGGCAGTGTATGTGCGGTTGAAGCGCGAAGCGACGGAAGCTGAACTGTTGATGTTTGCGCAGGCAAATTCTGAACATTGCCGCCACAAAGTATTTAATGCGGCGTGGGAAGATGGTGGTGAGTCGCTTATGCAGTCTATTCGCCGTACTCACGCCGCGAGTCCGGAGGGTGTAATTACCGCTTTTGCCGACAATGCAGCTGTCGTCAAAGCTGCCGCCGGAGAAGACTTCGCACCTGCCACTGACGGCGTTTATGCTGCTGGCAGTGGAGGGTTATTACTGGTCGCTAAGGCGGAAACACATAATCATCCAACAGCAATTTCACCTTTTGCCGGTGCTGCTACTGGTAGCGGCGGTGAAATTCGTGATGAAGCTGCTGCTGGCCGTGGTGCTACAGCACGTGCTGGGTTTTCTGGTTTTACAGTGTCCCATTTGGGGCTGTCGCAATGCGGTACCATGCAGCGGCGAGAAACGCCAGCGCACATTGCATCGCCGTTGCAAATTATGATTGATGGGCCTTTGGGCGCAGCGACATTTTGCAATGAATTTGGGCGTCCTTCGTTGGGTGGGTTTTTTCGTAGTTTTGAAAGTGATGAAAACGCGATTGATGAGCGGCGATTTGGGTTTCACAAACCTGTTATGCTGGCTGGTGGCTTGGGGCACATGCTGTCGACGAGTGCGGGCAAACATTCCATTCCAGTGGGAGCTAAAATCATTCAGCTGGGCGGGCCGGGGTTTCGTATCGGTATGGGTGGCGGCGCGGCTTCCAGTCGTGCTGACGGCGGTTCTGAACTAGACTATGATTCAGTACAACGCGATAACGCCGATATGCAAAGACGTGCCCAAGAAGTTATTGATGCCTGCCGTCGCCCACCGCATGATGGATTAATTTTGTCATTACATGATGTGGGTGCCGGTGGGTTGTCTAATGCGGTAATTGAATTAGTTAACGATGCGGCACGCGGGGCACAAATTAACTTGTCAGAAATTCTAGTTGAAGACCGTAGTCTGTCACCGGCAGAAATTTGGTGCAACGAGTCGCAGGAACGTTATGTATTGGCGGTGATGCCCGAGTCGGTAGATGAATTTAGTGCTATCTGCCGGCGCGAGGCTTGTCCTTTTGCCGTAATCGGTGAAGCGACTGAAGTGCGGCGCATTGTGGTGATGGGCGCAGTTGAAGTGGTAGTGGATTTGCCGTTGGCGGATGTGTTGGGTGGTGTGGAGTCGCCACCGAAGCGCGTTGTTGTTGCTGACACGCGGCCGCTTGCTGTGTTGCCGGTGTGTGGAATAGCATTGCGTGACGCTGCTTACCAAGTGTTGCGACATCCGACGGTAGCGTGCAAGCGGTTCTTAATTAATATAGGTGACCGCAGTGTTGGTGGGATGACCGCACGTGATCAGATGGTGGGGCCGTGGCAGATACCGGTGGCTGATTGTGCGGCATTTTTTAACGATTATGAGCATCCCGGCGGCGCAGTGTTTGCACTGGGTGAGCGACCGAACGTCGCCGCGTCAGCCCCTGACAGCGGTGTTCGTATGGCTGTTGCCGAAGCGTTAACAAATTTAGCCAGTGTGGGAATTGATGACTTACGACAGGTTAAATTGTCGCTCAACTGGATGGCTAATTGTGCCGATGAATTGCGCACCACCGAATTGCGCACTACTGTACGCGCTGCTGCCGATTTTTGTGAATCTTTAGGAGTGGGCGTGATTGTGGGTAAAGATTCACTTTCCATGCGCATGGGTAGTGGTGATACAACGGTGGAATCACCGGTGATGGCGGTGGCAACGGCGTTTGTTTCCCACGAAAATGTTCGCCGTGTGCTGACGCCGCAGTTGTCGGGGCGCAGCGATACTTTTTTAATGCTGGCTGCACCCGGTGAGTTACGGCGACTTGGTGGTTCAATATTACAGCAAACGTCGGCAACGGTATTTGCCGATGCGGTGCCGGATGTGGAACCGACTATTTTGGCGGCATTTTTGCGGGCGGTAGCGGTGTGCCACCAAAAGGAATTGCTGTTGGCTTATCACGATCGCTCCGATGGCGGGCTATGGGCTTGTGCTTGTGAAATGGCATTTGCTGCTAATCGTGGGTTAATGCTAATCGCTGACGGTTTGCGTGGACCTGCCTCTCAAACCGATGGTGGCGATGTGACCGTTGTCGGTGGTGGCGAAGTGGAAACTTTTTTTAACGAAGAAATTGGCGTTTTATTGGAAGTTCCACGGGAGTGTGCTGCTGATGTGCTGCAGGCTTTTGCCGATGCCGGCTTGCCAAATGCAGTGCAGACTGTCGGTTATACGGTTGCCGACAAGCGGGTGCGAGTGTATTGCGGCGGACGTAAATTATTGGACGAAGCACTGTCTGACTTGCGCCAAGCGTGGGATGAAACAAGTTATGCTATTGCCCGTCGGCGCGATGATGCCGATTGTGCCACCACCGAACACCAGCGTGATTTTGATGAAGATACAGGGTTATTTTGCCGGTTGCCGTTTACGTGGAATGGCGATGTGCAAGCGCCTGCTATTATCGGCAAACGTCCGCGGGTGGCAATTTTGCGTGAGCAAGGGACCAACGGTCAGCGCGAAATGGCGGCGGCGTTCACTCGCGCTGGCTTTGATGCTGTGGATCTGCCGATGGGCGATTTGCGCGCAGGGCGGCAACTAGACGAATCCTTTCAAGGCCTGGCGTTTTGTGGAGGTTTTTCTTTTGGTGATGTGCTGGGAGCTGGGCGTGGCTGGTCTGGTGGGATTTTGCACAACGCGGCTTTAGCCAAGATGTTTTCCGATTTTTTTTCGCGCTCAGATACGTTCACTTTGGGCGTGTGTAACGGCTGCCAAGTTTTGGCTGGCTTGCAGCCACTTATGCAAGATGCTAGTAATTGGCGTTTCCCACAATTTGAGCGTAACCGCTCCAAGCGTTTTGAATCGCGGTTGGTAATGGTTGAAGTGTTGCCGTCTCCGTCGCCGTTGCTGGCGGGAATGGAAGGTGCTATGTTGCCGGTAGTGTCATCCCATGTGGAAGGGCGTGCTGCTTTTGCGTCATCGCCGGCAAATATCAAAAACGCTTGTGCGGCGTTACGCTTTGTTGACAACCGTGGCGAGGCAACGGAAACGTATCCGCTCAATCCCAATGGTTCTGCCGGAGGAATGACAGGTTTTTGTTCTCCTGATGGGCGAGTGACGGTGATGATGCCTCATCCCGAGCGGGTTTTTCGTTGCGGGCAACTGTCGTGGTCGCCCCCAGAATGGAAAGGGGAATTTAGCCCGTGGCTCAATATTTTCCTAAATGCGCGCCGTTTTGTTCATTAA